A window from Cryptomeria japonica chromosome 1, Sugi_1.0, whole genome shotgun sequence encodes these proteins:
- the LOC131070924 gene encoding 28 kDa ribonucleoprotein, chloroplastic, producing the protein MAASCFSMATTHKLPPSLESLAAAATGGGLTVSPCVKGHPSFSVAMLTKPRATVAVSYALRGLSCIIPVMGNKSRSFLRSATAWSEGVPSTEVIDEEEGKGFVSEELSDGEVLESEETEGSFEASGQDHTEQGSESEGSYEQIDSPIPEGTKLYVGNIPFDITSEELARIFEESGVVEMVEVIYDKATERSRGFAFVTMSTVEEAEAAIQKFNGSEVGGRFLRVNFPEVPRGSSRSPRPRPRFYTSNFVDSPHKVYVGNLPFSITADTLRSAFERVGNVLGARVVFDRETGRSRGFGFVTFSTEADIDAAISSMNGVDLEGRSIRVSIALSRSIQTEV; encoded by the exons ATGGCAGCTTCCTGCTTTTCCATGGCAACTACCCACAAACTGCCCCCTTCATTAGAATCATTGGCAGCAGCAGCAACGGGAGGGGGTCTTACTGTTTCACCATGTGTGAAGGGTCACCCTAGTTTCAGTGTGGCAATGCTGACAAAACCCAGAGCAACAGTAGCAGTCTCTTATGCCCTTCGTGGGTTGTCCTGCATTATCCCTGTTATGGGCAACAAAAGTAGGAGTTTTCTCAGATCTGCTACAGCGTGGTCAGAGGGAGTTCCATCAACGGAAGTTATAGATGAGGAGGAAGGTAAGGGCTTTGTATCAGAAGAACTCTCAGATGGAGAAGTTTTAGAGTCAGAAGAGACGGAAGGAAGTTTTGAAGCTTCTGGACAGGACCATACAGAGCAAGGGAGTGAGAGCGAGGGCTCATACGAGCAGATTGACTCTCCAATTCCTGAAGGTACTAAGTTGTATGTGGGTAATATTCCCTTTGACATTACCAGTGAAGAGTTGGCTAGAATCTTCGAGGAGAGTGGGGTTGTCGAGATGGTGGAG GTAATTTATGATAAAGCTACTGAAAGAAGCCGAGGATTTGCTTTTGTTACAATGAGCACTGTGGAAGAAGCAGAAGCAGCCATTCAAAAGTTTAATGGCTCT GAAGTAGGTGGCCGTTTTTTGCGAGTAAACTTTCCAGAGGTTCCTAGAGGAAGTAGTAGAAGTCCAAGGCCAAGGCCACGTTTTTATACCAGCAACTTTGTTGACAGTCCACATAAGGTTTATGTTGGCAATCTTCCATTTAGCATAACTGCAGACACTCTTAGAAGTGCATTTGAAAGAGTAGGGAATGTGTTAGGTGCAAGAGTTGTATTTGACCGTGAAACAGGAAGGTCTCGAGGGTTTGGATTTGTTACTTTCTCCACAGAAGCTGATATTGATGCTGCCATATCCTCGATGAATGGAGTG GATTTGGAAGGCAGATCTATACGAGTGAGTATAGCATTATCTAGGTCAATCCAAACTGAAGTTTGA